TCTGTGATAGGATTGCACCATGACACACATGAAACTTTCTATAAACCCTCAATGGAACCATTATGATATGTGGTAGGATTGCACCGGCCGGTAGCCACTTAGCAGTCCGACTCAATCACCTCATGGCTCAGGTGTTCCACACAAAAATCATAATTGTTTCATTCCATCTTGTTACTTGTTTACTTCAATTTTGTCATGCCTATACGAGGTTTAGGAATTTTTGCACTTTCAAGAAAGAACACCCATACGCCGTTGTTGCGGACTCCTGACAAAAAAGTTGAATATGATATTATCATCTCCGAAGCAGAGCTTCAAGCCAATGCTTTCAACAAGGGCTTGACACACATGCGTCAACACTACGGCCATCATTCCAcaactagtactccctccgaccggtattatttgtctcaaatttatccaaatacgaatgtatctatgtgtaaaaactatctagatacatgtgatatttcgacaagtaattccggccggagaaAGTAGTAAAAAACATGAGCAAAGATTAGTTGACTTCACTCTTTACAGGTTGGATTTACGTTTCTTTTAGATAACAGAAGAAAACATCTCTATGGCCTCTGCATCCAGAGATGCACAAAACCCACGTTATTacaagggaaaaagaaaaaagagaacatgAATCATACATCCATGGGAATTGGTCATTATAAAGTTTATTACTAAACCGACACCAATTGTGGGACATACATAATTCCCTGGCGAGAAACGTCAGCCCGTGGATTTTCTTTTACATTGACATGTAGTAGCACATCATGCGGGCACTCTGTTTTGGTGTAACTTTCTTTGAAATAATATACAAGTACCAACAGAAATAACAATAAGTATTTGGTAAATATGATCTTTTATGGGAAGACAGAACTGCAAATATCTGCAGACTATCTGACACTATAAAATTATTCCTATATTTTTAATTGCCACCAGAAAGGTTGTGCAAAGAGCCCAGAGGTCTAGGAACATAAAGAAGAAAGGCGAAGAAAGGTTGTGCGGTTGTGACTAGCAGGTAGTTCGCAACAATGACATTACAAGATAACTCCCAATATGACTGAGTGACTGACGACTACATTAGGTCTTCATTGTTCAGTCCAGAGACACCAACACACAAACAAGGAGTGCTCCAGGCAGCAGGTAAGCTATTTGGTGTGGTTTTGTTCATTTTATCAAGTCCATGATCCTGTGCGTCGAGGTACACTTGTTGTAAGGGGCTAACAGCCAGCTAGTGTTTGTGCTGCATATTGACCAGGCTTGATCCTAGCTTAGAGCGCATTAACGGACGTTGTGTTGTTCCTGTTATATATACGGAATAGGCCATGTTTGAAATTCAGTTATTTCAAGGGAAACGGTAGGCAAGTGTTGGATTAGCAACTGTGAGGTTTTGTGTCAGTAGCATCTGTATCTTCATACACGTTTTCTCCGTCAATTTGTGATAAGAAAGGTTCTGCCAATCTGTGCATGGGAGCAGTTCTACTAGAGGGTTATGCTGTGTGATTAGTGTCGACTATCAGGTTCAACCGTTCAGCATTCCACTTGAAAAGTTATAGCTTGAGACCCAAGGAGCAAATCTATAAGTACATATAAGGAGATGTAACACACCGACAGAAACAAGAACTTAACTTAACAATTCTTTTTAAGGCGGCAGGCTAAGATTTACAAATTGCAGAATTACAGAGTTTTCACATCAAATCCTGTCCCGCCGAGACCGAGGCCGCTTCTTACCGATCACCGCGTGCTTGTCAGTCGGAGACACGACGAAGCTCACCAAGTAGGTGAAGCAGGGAGGTATCCTCGACCTCCATGCCACTGCTTGAAATCTCCCCAGAGACGTGACACTCCCAGACAGGACGTCCTGCGCCGTTATCCTGGGGACCTCACTGCTCTGGGGAGAGCGGTGCTGGTAAATATCGCGCATCACAACGACGTTCTTCCTCTTGGCCATCGTCCAGATGTACACGGGCTGGTCCTTCCGCAGTAGATCGGTCGGGTGCTCACCGAACAAGCTGAGGTGCCTGCTCGCGAAATCTCTCAGGCATCTCAGCACCTTTAACCAGAACCTGGCGTCAAGATTGGCTCTCAGTAATCCGGCGACGGTGTTCGCCGCCATGAAGGACCTGTTCATGTACACCGCGATGTCCATACCGAGGGCTGCCAGTTCCGGCCGCTCTGCCGGGTTTGAGCTCCCAAATGCGATCGTCTTGAAGAAATACCAGTAAGCTTCTTGGGGCAAGAAATTCAGCGTGAGAGCCCGTTCTGTTCCAAATGATGCTGTCTTCTCTGAACGGCTCGTCAGTAAAATTTTGCTGCCTGGCGACATGTGGTTCACTGCAGAAGTGTAGAGCCGCCTCCACGTTTCCTCCTCCATGTCCCTGGCTAGCTCAACGACAGCAAGCGAGCCTCGGCCAGGGGTGGGAGCAAGGCTCTGTTGCTTGACCACGCCGCTACCTCTCATACTGGCCAAGATTCCGCCATCAAGATCGTCTCCGGTGAAGAAAACGATCGACGAGAAATGGTCGCGCACCCTGTCGTCCAGGCAGACATGCTCAACAAGCGTGCTCTTTCCGACCCTCGCCGCGCCGATTATCGGAAGCACGCCCAGGTCTCCATTGCTCTCGGCCTGACTTCTAAACAGAAAATTGATAATCGTCTCCATTTCCATCTGCCGACCAAACATGACCTGGTCAAGAAACAAATAGGCGCTGTAAGGTTGCCGGGAGATGCGAGGATAGCTGGGCAAGAATGTGACGAAGAACTCCCGCATGCCACCCATCATCCTCTCGAGGCTACCAAGCATCTTGTCCAGATTATCGCTGCTTCCAGCGTCAAGCAAGCTCTCCATGCTCGTGGCATCGCACACGGAGAAGAGCGAACATCTGGAACTTGAAGGACTGAACCTGGACAGGGCAAGTGAACGGCCAGTGCTACTCAGGCtcagctcgccgccggctctTTGGGCTCGGTACCTGAAGGTGTCCAGCATGTAGTAGCCTCTGTACATACCTTGTCTGAGCATCTGGAGCTGCTGTAGCATGGCCTGGTTGGTGATGTGCCGGCCCTCAGCCTCCTCGATGGCGGCGTCGATCCTCAGCAACAGCCCCTTTAGCCTCTGGAGCTTCTCCAGCTTCTCCTCTGCTCCCTTGTACTGCACGTATCGCTTCACCATCATGGACAGAGCTCTAGTGACAAGATCGCCCACAATTGCAGAAAGAAGCGGCTCCATTTCGGGAGCCCACCCCCCTGCGAGATTGCTGGTGTAGTTGTTGAATCGaacgaagaagaggagggaatGGCCAAGGAGTGTACGGGGTTCGAGTTCGATGCATAAAGTCCTCATTTCTGCACATGTGCTGCCGCAACTTTGACGAAAAGGCCGTCCACATGCTCGGGGTATGCTGGTCCTGCTTAACCGTGACGTGATGCACGGTCAGTCATGGGTGTCAACCTAAGGATATTTATGTTGAAAATCTTTTTATATCAAGTTAAAAACCGTATACCGGTTAAGAAGCGATAGCTTAGATTTACAGAGATCACGTTATCCGGGCGAAAATATACTTGGCAAATTCTCTAGCAAACCCTGGTTATTAGAAACTTGATCGGGTACTCATGAGCACAGATTGGGAAAAGTACTCCTTGTACAGTCACACAGGCCAACTAGTCAAGTTCCCCCCATGAATGAGTGATGTCAATGTTTGTACCTTCAAACGTCAAAGATATGATCTGAAGCCAGCACCAAACATTATATGCCCCTCTAAGAAAAACCAGACACAAATAAagcatcttcttcccctttcACTCCAGAAAGATTCAGGATGGAGGTGATCGTCTCTGCAGTTCTTGGCGATGTTATCAGCAGGTCCATATCCTTCTTCATCGACACATACCGCCAGCTGCAAACCAGAGGAACGGAGGAGAGCGTCCAATAGCTCCGCCGTGTGCTGCTGCGAGTCCAGGCCACCGTCGAGGAGGCCGAGAGGCGGGACATTTCAAACCAAGCGATGCTCCAGCAGCTCGACATTCTGAGGCACGGCATGTACAGAGGCTACTACGTGCTCGACGCCTTCACTTGCACAGGCCATGGTGATGGTGATCCCGCCGCCAAGGATGAAGCGAGCAACCACTCATTCGCCTTGTCCAGATTCAATCCCACCAAGCGTCTCCACCTCTCTACCCAGTCGCCAAAGAACATGGTGTTCGATGGCAAAGGGCTCAATGAGCTCAGGAAAGTACTCTATGGCCTCGAGATGATTGTCACCGACATGGCGGAATTTGTGGTATTCTTGAAGAGCTACCCTCCAATCTCCCGCCAACCTTGCAGCAGCTACTTGTTTTCAGACATGCATATGTTTGGTCGCCATACGGAGTACGAGAGGATCGTGAGCTTTCTACTGCAGGTTGCTCCCCCTGGCACAGGAAATTGTAGCGTTCTTCCAATAGTTGGACCAGTAAGAGTTGGAAAGACCACCCTTGTTGAGCATGTTTGCTATGACGAGAGGGTGCGCAGTTACTTCTCCTCGATTGTTTCCTTCAGCAGAGATGATCTTGAAAGCGCGAAGGCGGATACTCTGCAAAACAGTGGTGTTGTTAAGTACAGAAATGGTGCTTCGCATGGGAGGCTACTGATTATTCTGGAATTAACAGGGGATTTGGAGAATGAAATATGGAGAAGGTCGCGTTCTTCACTGAAACATATGGCACATGGCAGCAAAGTCATAGTTACAAGTAGGTCAGACAAGATCATGCGTTTTGGAACAACACAGGCTCTACAACTGAATGGTTTGCCCCAGGAAGCTTACTGGTACTTTTTTAAGATGATTGCATTGAGAAGTGCTGGCCGCAAGGACTGTCCGGATCTATCATCTATAGCTAGGGAGATTGCAGCTGAGCTGCGTGCTTCTTTCACCAATGCAAACATAATTGGCACCTTACTGAGAGCTAATCCTGATGTCCGGTTTTGGTGCAAGGTTCTCGAGCGCATAAGAGAATTCACTGCCAAGCATATACTTATGTTTGGCGAACATCCAGTTGATCTCGTGCGGAAAGACCGACCTATATACCTCTGGAGGATGACCGGCAGTTCAGAAGTCCTTATAGCCCATCGCTATTATGAGGTGTGCTCTCCTCAGCAAGAAGTTCCCAAGCTAACAGCGGTTGATGTTATGGGGGGAGGAGATATACCTCATGGAAAATTTGAATACCTTGCATGGAAATCTCAGATACCTCCCTACTATAGCTACCAGATGAGTTGCAGCATAGTCACATCGCGGCGTACAatggtgaagaagaagaagcgctcTCGGTTGCAAACTATTTGATCATTAATGCAGGCGTGCGCTACTGGAGGTTATCCTAGGGCTAGGTGTTTATATATTTGTATGTTGCCCCTCCGTGTCTCCGTGGTCTCTGATTTGTGCAGAGAGGACTTAATGAAATCTGGATGCTGGCAACAAACTGAACTACAATAACTCTGTAACATACATTTGAAGTCAAATGAAATCTTGACTATAATTCTGTAGTGAAAATTGCATCATGCGCATTGACTGAATCAAAATGAAATCTGGAGTATGATCTCACTGACATAGTTTGCCGCAGATGCAAATTCTCTTTGTTTGCATGTCATTACATGAATATGCAGGTACGGTAATGTTAGTGTGGCCCCATGTCTGTCATACTCGTGGCGTTACATTTAATATATTTAACGTCCCAATTCCATTCTGAAGATGAAGCCGTTTATGTTGTACCGACTGGTGAACCATTTCAGAGCTCATACTGGCAAACTTCCTTCTCCAACAACCATTTACCAGCACAGTATATTCCATCAGGTGAACAAGTAGCTCATTACTGAATATATTAAAACCTTCAGAACATACTGTACTAGATTACTACACTGATTTCTTGAATGCGGTGATATATGCGGCCGTTCGTTTCTATTGAGACTACAAAACTATATGAGCTATGAGTGTTGACTTCCTTGTCAATCGAGAGTACTGAAGTTTTCTGCCAAACTGGAATAGAGGCCCGTAAGAGTGGCGTTGGTTTGCACAAATTGACCTGACTAATCTGGGGTACAACGCGCGCAGTAGAAGAACCCTAGAGCAGCATGGCACACGAAACGAGTAC
The Brachypodium distachyon strain Bd21 chromosome 2, Brachypodium_distachyon_v3.0, whole genome shotgun sequence genome window above contains:
- the LOC100829395 gene encoding disease resistance protein RGA2; this encodes MRTLCIELEPRTLLGHSLLFFVRFNNYTSNLAGGWAPEMEPLLSAIVGDLVTRALSMMVKRYVQYKGAEEKLEKLQRLKGLLLRIDAAIEEAEGRHITNQAMLQQLQMLRQGMYRGYYMLDTFRYRAQRAGGELSLSSTGRSLALSRFSPSSSRCSLFSVCDATSMESLLDAGSSDNLDKMLGSLERMMGGMREFFVTFLPSYPRISRQPYSAYLFLDQVMFGRQMEMETIINFLFRSQAESNGDLGVLPIIGAARVGKSTLVEHVCLDDRVRDHFSSIVFFTGDDLDGGILASMRGSGVVKQQSLAPTPGRGSLAVVELARDMEEETWRRLYTSAVNHMSPGSKILLTSRSEKTASFGTERALTLNFLPQEAYWYFFKTIAFGSSNPAERPELAALGMDIAVYMNRSFMAANTVAGLLRANLDARFWLKVLRCLRDFASRHLSLFGEHPTDLLRKDQPVYIWTMAKRKNVVVMRDIYQHRSPQSSEVPRITAQDVLSGSVTSLGRFQAVAWRSRIPPCFTYLVSFVVSPTDKHAVIGKKRPRSRRDRI
- the LOC100829702 gene encoding uncharacterized protein LOC100829702, with product MLQQLDILRHGMYRGYYVLDAFTCTGHGDGDPAAKDEASNHSFALSRFNPTKRLHLSTQSPKNMVFDGKGLNELRKVLYGLEMIVTDMAEFVVFLKSYPPISRQPCSSYLFSDMHMFGRHTEYERIVSFLLQVAPPGTGNCSVLPIVGPVRVGKTTLVEHVCYDERVRSYFSSIVSFSRDDLESAKADTL